Proteins co-encoded in one Candidatus Moraniibacteriota bacterium genomic window:
- the hisS gene encoding histidine--tRNA ligase, with product MQKKKGETMKRKIQQLKPLSGFMELLPAEQILFNQMLDIVRRNYELFGFIPLSTPLIEKEEVLMAKGGIETDKQIYRIQKGKVDLALRFDLTVPLARYVAQYYADLQFPFRRYQIGKVFRGERAQKGRYREFYQCDIDIIGNETLSLANDAEIPGVIYATFRNLGLGAFTIRINNRKILNGFFQSQGLEKQAMEILRIIDKFKKIGKEQVKSNLLSFGLSIDQTEKILSFITIEGENDQIISQLCEFGVTNAIFIEGVDELKQVCQMVGLFGVPRECLKIDLAIARGLDYYTGTVYETTLNDCPEIGSICSGGRYDNLAEAFTDRKLPGVGISIGFTRLFSQLKDVGVIKAGNSTPARVMIIPMDNQVARAVEISAKFRANEISTFVYLEQKTVGKIFKIADRLKIPFALIIGNTEVEQGLVSLKDMASGSQDVFSAEEAIDKILSLEIRR from the coding sequence ATGCAAAAAAAGAAAGGAGAAACAATGAAAAGAAAAATTCAACAGCTTAAACCTCTGAGTGGCTTTATGGAACTACTTCCAGCAGAACAAATCTTATTTAACCAGATGCTCGATATTGTCCGCAGGAACTATGAACTTTTTGGGTTTATTCCCCTAAGTACTCCTCTAATTGAAAAAGAAGAAGTTCTTATGGCAAAAGGGGGAATTGAAACGGATAAGCAGATTTATCGCATTCAAAAGGGTAAAGTTGATTTGGCTTTAAGGTTTGATTTAACTGTGCCATTGGCCAGATATGTTGCCCAGTACTATGCAGATCTGCAATTTCCTTTTCGCCGTTACCAAATCGGTAAGGTTTTTCGGGGAGAAAGAGCGCAGAAAGGACGATATCGTGAATTTTATCAATGCGACATTGATATTATTGGAAATGAAACATTGAGCTTGGCAAACGATGCTGAGATTCCAGGAGTCATTTATGCAACCTTTAGGAATCTTGGATTAGGAGCATTCACTATCAGAATCAATAATCGTAAAATTTTGAACGGATTTTTTCAATCTCAGGGCTTAGAAAAGCAGGCGATGGAAATTTTACGCATTATTGATAAGTTTAAAAAAATCGGCAAAGAGCAAGTCAAAAGTAACCTTCTTTCTTTTGGTTTATCCATAGATCAAACAGAAAAGATCCTTAGCTTCATTACCATTGAGGGTGAAAATGACCAGATTATTTCTCAGCTATGTGAATTTGGAGTTACCAATGCCATCTTCATTGAGGGTGTCGATGAATTAAAGCAAGTTTGTCAAATGGTAGGTCTTTTTGGGGTACCAAGAGAGTGCCTTAAAATAGATTTAGCTATTGCACGTGGTTTAGATTATTACACGGGCACTGTCTATGAAACCACTCTTAATGATTGTCCAGAAATTGGCAGTATCTGCTCTGGCGGCAGATACGATAATCTGGCCGAAGCATTTACTGACAGAAAATTGCCTGGTGTTGGGATATCAATAGGATTTACAAGACTGTTCTCCCAACTCAAAGATGTGGGTGTAATAAAAGCTGGCAATTCGACGCCTGCTCGTGTAATGATTATTCCCATGGATAACCAAGTGGCAAGGGCAGTAGAAATATCTGCAAAGTTCCGTGCTAATGAAATTTCAACTTTTGTATATTTGGAGCAAAAAACGGTTGGCAAAATTTTTAAAATTGCTGACCGATTGAAAATTCCCTTTGCTTTAATTATCGGTAATACTGAAGTTGAACAGGGGCTGGTTTCTTTGAAAGATATGGCGAGTGGTTCACAGGATGTATTTTCTGCTGAAGAAGCAATTGACAAAATACTTTCATTAGAAATAAGGAGGTAA